The following are from one region of the Actinomyces sp. oral taxon 897 genome:
- the eccD gene encoding type VII secretion integral membrane protein EccD, with the protein MASTTQTAAALMPITVAYGETRIDLSVPGAVPLAELLPGLLQAHSRLDTAVASQGVTVLTTSGDQLDQSRSLPQQGVRAGALLTLRPIGTQARDRRYDDLVEAVGTTVEETQAPWTRSDSLALSAHAAAALVLVAAILLATGSTNPVMTAVIGGVGALLVALGASVVARVPALPGALALVHTAPVLAGCAATALAPGDWTGSTLLAAGTGVLLASPCVLALPAPLWPTTAAPLTVGGALTATGTLTSVLGTPPSRAGAAVLTLLVVLSLAAPWIAMAQVPVRVTGTSTSAPVDAPVLAARVAHSHALVLALKAGSCTACLVLAPLLLTDPSGLALLVCTGVALMLATRSLRSRAEVLMGVVTGMLLTLAAAVAVALGDPRWLPAVVGAVVAVAVLLLAANVVSERARPWLTRAADTVSVLSLLAIPPLAALIWGVL; encoded by the coding sequence ATGGCCAGCACGACCCAGACGGCCGCAGCCCTCATGCCGATCACCGTCGCCTACGGTGAGACCCGGATCGACCTGTCCGTACCGGGGGCCGTCCCCCTGGCCGAGCTGCTCCCCGGCCTCCTCCAGGCCCACTCCCGCCTGGACACCGCCGTCGCCTCCCAGGGCGTGACCGTCCTGACCACCTCCGGTGACCAGCTCGACCAGTCCCGCTCCCTGCCCCAGCAGGGCGTGCGCGCCGGGGCCCTGCTGACCCTGCGCCCCATTGGCACCCAGGCCCGCGACCGCCGCTACGACGACCTCGTCGAGGCCGTCGGCACCACCGTGGAGGAGACCCAGGCCCCCTGGACCCGCTCCGACTCCCTGGCCCTGTCCGCCCACGCCGCCGCGGCCCTGGTGCTCGTGGCCGCGATCCTGCTGGCCACCGGCTCCACCAACCCGGTCATGACCGCGGTCATCGGCGGCGTCGGAGCGCTCCTGGTGGCCCTGGGGGCCAGCGTCGTCGCCCGCGTGCCCGCCCTCCCCGGCGCGCTGGCGCTGGTCCACACCGCCCCCGTCCTGGCCGGCTGCGCGGCCACCGCCCTGGCCCCGGGGGACTGGACCGGCTCCACCCTCCTGGCCGCCGGCACCGGCGTCCTGCTGGCCTCGCCCTGCGTCCTGGCCCTGCCCGCCCCCCTGTGGCCCACCACGGCCGCTCCCCTGACCGTCGGGGGCGCCCTGACCGCGACCGGGACCCTGACCAGCGTGCTCGGCACCCCACCCAGCCGGGCGGGCGCCGCGGTCCTGACCCTCCTGGTGGTCCTGTCCCTGGCCGCCCCGTGGATCGCCATGGCCCAGGTGCCGGTCAGGGTCACCGGCACGTCGACCTCCGCGCCCGTGGACGCCCCGGTCCTGGCGGCCCGGGTGGCCCACTCCCACGCCCTCGTCCTGGCCCTCAAGGCCGGGTCCTGCACGGCCTGCCTGGTCCTGGCCCCGCTGCTGCTCACCGACCCCAGCGGCCTGGCCCTGCTGGTGTGCACCGGCGTCGCCCTCATGCTGGCCACCCGCTCCCTGCGCTCACGCGCCGAGGTCCTCATGGGGGTGGTCACCGGCATGCTCCTGACCCTGGCGGCGGCGGTGGCCGTGGCCCTGGGAGACCCCAGGTGGCTGCCGGCCGTCGTAGGCGCCGTGGTCGCCGTGGCGGTCCTGCTGCTGGCCGCCAACGTGGTCTCCGAGCGCGCACGCCCCTGGCTGACCCGCGCGGCCGACACCGTCAGCGTGCTCAGCCTCCTGGCCATCCCGCCCCTGGCCGCGCTGATCTGGGGGGTGCTGTAA
- a CDS encoding WXG100 family type VII secretion target produces MAGMVSAAEGAILKGANTVATTRQELDGRIKQVESQILAIGSNWQGSAAVAFQALMVRWNEDTRKVNNALIQFEENLRRTQQDYDATDQDQEAIFNKLASRLR; encoded by the coding sequence ATGGCAGGCATGGTTTCTGCTGCTGAGGGCGCCATTCTCAAGGGCGCCAACACCGTCGCCACCACCCGACAGGAGCTCGACGGACGCATCAAGCAGGTCGAGAGCCAGATTCTCGCAATCGGTTCCAACTGGCAGGGCTCCGCCGCGGTGGCCTTCCAGGCCCTCATGGTCCGTTGGAACGAGGACACCCGCAAGGTCAACAACGCACTCATCCAGTTCGAGGAGAACCTGCGTAGGACCCAGCAGGACTACGACGCCACGGACCAGGACCAGGAGGCCATCTTCAACAAGCTCGCGAGCCGGCTCCGCTGA
- a CDS encoding WXG100 family type VII secretion target, whose protein sequence is MDLKVNYASLSTASTDLSDGANGIQSTLDSMDADLRQLQTNWDGEAQQAYLTAKQQWTEGMDDMRQVLLQISQLVDQANQSYSSTDQANAARFQ, encoded by the coding sequence ATGGACCTCAAGGTCAACTACGCCAGCCTCAGCACCGCCTCGACCGACCTGAGCGACGGCGCCAACGGCATCCAGTCCACCCTCGACTCCATGGACGCCGACCTCCGTCAGCTTCAGACCAACTGGGACGGTGAGGCCCAGCAGGCCTACCTTACCGCCAAGCAGCAGTGGACCGAGGGCATGGACGATATGCGTCAGGTGCTCCTCCAGATCAGCCAGCTGGTTGATCAGGCCAACCAGTCCTACAGCTCTACGGACCAGGCTAACGCCGCACGCTTCCAGTGA
- a CDS encoding RDD family protein, with protein MSPASATSRLLALLVDALVLLAAGLVGWALLDSQVLAAMTAVEALAVLTLVRAVTGRSPGALATRTAMVRAGTQTAPGLWPALARQALLVALGLTVLGPVVTVALSRDGRDWVDRLVGTGAVDLRERHDPTPQEVLVNIPTSQGVPEPQTSPALAWQGPSHPGRPVGSGSLVGLGSPVGEGGLAGLGPGRAGPEQTGPGQVGFPAGPGQVGPSRTEPDWASPRTAPVAPSHPGPAASRPGPAARPFLPEPVVPLSPTPGGLPSPVPQPLSPTPPAPSARPEAAASPEPVPDEEPAPTVGPAPVVGPEPDAGLGLDAGLAPSAGPVPVAEPAYDRDSLDTDADAGPMPTAGQEPEVPPAAPAPQDPAAQLPAETPPAPAAQPPGPVRPPQLAPAAPSLPEPVEQPTPVLQPLPLVSAPSSASPAAPAPGTPDDAPSEPEQAPPASGTPDDAPDLAQTPDDDADVPADHDVAPEPEQAPPHNQEHSAPSPQDPPPTREPSPDPAPPLDPAPAPISGSSPAAAPLAAQEPREEPDADQAHRSPAQAPTQAGPIPYLVVDSGERLPVDGTVLVLGRAPSTSEPGQRLVTLSDPTRSLSRTHLRVGCSKHGVWVEDAFSANGTHVRMRDGASYFLPRGERVEVPFGTVLLLGERRLTITTDLPRNQ; from the coding sequence GTGAGCCCGGCCTCAGCCACGTCACGGCTCCTGGCCCTGCTGGTGGACGCCCTGGTGCTGCTGGCGGCGGGACTGGTGGGCTGGGCGCTGCTGGACTCCCAGGTGCTGGCGGCCATGACCGCGGTGGAGGCGCTGGCGGTGCTCACCCTGGTCCGGGCGGTGACGGGGCGCTCCCCCGGGGCCCTGGCGACCCGGACCGCGATGGTACGGGCGGGGACGCAGACAGCCCCGGGCCTGTGGCCCGCGCTCGCCCGGCAGGCCCTGCTCGTGGCCCTGGGGCTGACGGTCCTGGGTCCGGTGGTCACGGTGGCCCTGAGCCGGGACGGCCGGGACTGGGTGGACCGGCTGGTGGGGACGGGTGCGGTCGACCTGCGTGAGCGCCACGACCCCACGCCCCAGGAGGTCCTGGTCAATATCCCCACCTCCCAGGGCGTTCCCGAGCCCCAGACCTCCCCCGCCCTGGCCTGGCAGGGGCCCTCGCACCCCGGGCGCCCGGTGGGGTCTGGCAGCCTGGTGGGCCTTGGTAGCCCGGTGGGTGAAGGCGGTCTGGCGGGGCTGGGGCCCGGGCGGGCAGGACCTGAGCAGACCGGGCCAGGTCAGGTGGGCTTCCCGGCAGGACCAGGTCAGGTGGGACCGAGTCGGACGGAGCCTGACTGGGCGAGCCCCAGGACGGCCCCGGTGGCGCCGTCCCATCCGGGTCCCGCGGCGTCGCGCCCGGGTCCCGCGGCGCGCCCCTTCCTGCCCGAGCCTGTCGTGCCGCTGTCCCCCACCCCGGGCGGGCTGCCCTCGCCAGTACCCCAGCCCCTCTCACCGACTCCGCCAGCCCCGTCCGCCCGTCCTGAGGCAGCAGCGTCCCCCGAGCCGGTACCGGATGAAGAGCCAGCGCCAACCGTGGGGCCAGCACCAGTCGTAGGGCCGGAGCCGGATGCGGGGCTGGGACTGGACGCGGGGCTGGCGCCAAGTGCAGGACCAGTGCCAGTCGCAGAACCGGCGTACGACCGCGACAGCCTCGATACGGACGCCGACGCAGGGCCAATGCCAACTGCGGGGCAGGAGCCGGAGGTGCCTCCCGCTGCTCCCGCACCGCAGGACCCGGCGGCCCAGCTGCCTGCGGAGACACCACCTGCTCCCGCGGCGCAGCCGCCCGGTCCCGTGAGGCCACCGCAGCTGGCCCCGGCGGCACCGTCCCTACCGGAACCGGTCGAGCAGCCGACGCCGGTGCTCCAGCCGCTCCCCCTCGTGAGCGCACCCTCCTCGGCCTCCCCCGCTGCACCAGCGCCCGGCACACCCGACGACGCCCCCTCCGAGCCGGAGCAGGCCCCACCGGCGTCCGGCACACCGGACGACGCCCCTGACCTCGCGCAGACTCCTGACGATGACGCCGACGTTCCCGCTGACCACGACGTCGCCCCCGAGCCGGAGCAGGCCCCACCCCACAATCAGGAGCACAGCGCCCCCAGCCCGCAGGATCCTCCCCCGACCCGGGAGCCCTCCCCCGACCCGGCGCCTCCCCTCGACCCGGCGCCCGCCCCCATCTCAGGGTCTTCCCCCGCAGCAGCACCCCTGGCGGCCCAGGAGCCCCGGGAGGAGCCTGACGCGGACCAGGCCCACCGGTCTCCGGCTCAGGCACCCACCCAGGCGGGCCCGATCCCCTACCTCGTGGTGGACTCCGGTGAACGTCTTCCTGTTGACGGCACGGTCCTGGTCCTGGGGCGGGCACCGTCGACCTCTGAGCCGGGTCAGCGTCTAGTAACCCTCAGTGACCCCACCCGCTCCCTGTCCCGCACCCACCTGCGTGTGGGGTGCAGTAAGCACGGGGTCTGGGTGGAGGACGCCTTCTCAGCCAACGGCACCCACGTACGCATGCGCGACGGGGCGAGCTATTTCCTTCCTCGTGGTGAGCGGGTTGAGGTCCCGTTCGGCACCGTCCTCCTTCTGGGAGAACGCAGGCTGACGATTACCACGGACCTGCCGCGGAATCAGTAA
- the eccCa gene encoding type VII secretion protein EccCa gives MTAQPAQSDPAGKPELPTGQIPLTTPPDRAEPAGVGNILVTVIPMMGSMGVMVFMAMSQGQNTRMLLMAGVMVVAMVTMVGFNVYRQVSTHHRTVGNLRREYLGQLAQVRETVREVASRQRAFTSWYLPDPDALVLIAQDGRRLWEREASAPDLLNVRMGSSSQELSMELVKPELPALANPDVVCHSAMSRFLATHSSLDDVPCGVMLNEFGLVEVCGEPDAARAQVRAMVCHLATFVSPALLRVAVLCAQEHRSQWEWVKWLPHARSTQVSDALGGARMVTTDPVELADLLGEDVTTRPPFQVRDAMTPWPHALLVVDGVALPAGTRLGSSEGTAGVSVVRLMTSWGPLTSPTTVRLLMRPGARTDQGTMEVVFRDRKPSLAVPDVVGVAQAEAVARRMAPWSEEERPDSQAPEGQSDPKRSVDLMELLNIGDIRDFDPQVQWRRREGRDRLRVPFGVTPEGAPVLLDIKESAQMGMGPHGLLIGATGSGKSEVLRTLVLAMALTHPPEQLNFVLVDFKGGATFAGMADLPHVSAMISNLESELGLVDRMQEALRGEMVRRQELLRQAGNYANVSDYEADRLAGRHSLPPMPALFIILDEFSELLSAKPEFADLFVAIGRLGRSMSIHLLLASQRLEQGRLKGLDSHLSYRIGLRTFSAPESRDVLGVPDAYELPAFPGVGYLKPGTDQLIRFRASYVATPPPARRVVSRVGAGAPTAAIKVLPFTTTPVLELESPPAPSQEEPSAVPVVAGDERWEGMTEIDIAVARMRGQGTPAHQVWLPPLEVPDTMDSLMPDLALVPRLGLVSMSWRERGRLRVPLGVVDLPLEQRREALEVDLSGANGHVAVVGGPLTGKSTALRSLVMALSLTHTPQEVQFYIMDFGGGTFTAFDGAAHVAGVATRDRVDMVNRMLAEIEGILTDRERYFRANRIDSIATYRQGRAQGRFDDGYGDVFLVVDGWGSLRADLDDVDMRIQKMMARALTYGVHLVVSTQRWNDMRQQIQDIVSTRLEMHLGDAGESCFGRKVAEAVPQERPGRGVGAGGHQILVALPRADGDHDPDTLGQGVRTTLERIAQAAPAGLGPRLRLLPERVTLEEVAALPGVDRRARGPQAPILLGVEESRLGPLVMWPRTEPFMYLFGDSKSGKTTFLRSVAREITRLCTPREAQIFVVDVRRTLLGEIPEEYLAGYLTTREAAQDQIGGLTGIFKERMPGDQVTSEQLRHRSWWTGPEVWILVDDYDLVAASPGSSPLLPLQPFMAQARDVGLHVLVTRRMGGASRAAYEPILQAMTELGATGILLSGSPDEGVVVGRVRPVRSAPGRAQVVSRDLGLVMAQLAWTPPRS, from the coding sequence ATGACAGCCCAACCCGCCCAGAGTGACCCTGCTGGGAAGCCCGAGCTCCCGACCGGGCAGATTCCCCTGACCACCCCGCCTGACCGGGCCGAGCCCGCTGGGGTGGGCAATATCCTGGTCACCGTCATCCCCATGATGGGGTCCATGGGGGTCATGGTCTTTATGGCCATGTCCCAGGGGCAGAACACGCGCATGCTGCTCATGGCCGGGGTCATGGTGGTGGCCATGGTGACCATGGTCGGCTTCAACGTCTACCGGCAGGTCAGTACCCACCACCGCACCGTCGGCAACCTGCGCCGGGAGTACCTGGGCCAGCTGGCGCAGGTACGTGAGACGGTACGGGAGGTGGCCTCCCGCCAGCGCGCCTTCACCAGCTGGTACCTGCCGGACCCGGACGCCCTGGTGCTCATTGCCCAGGACGGCAGGCGGCTGTGGGAGCGGGAGGCCAGCGCGCCCGACCTCCTCAACGTGCGCATGGGCTCCTCCTCCCAGGAGCTGTCCATGGAGCTGGTGAAGCCTGAGCTGCCTGCCCTGGCCAACCCGGACGTGGTCTGCCACTCCGCCATGAGCCGGTTCCTGGCCACCCACTCCAGCCTGGACGACGTGCCCTGCGGCGTCATGCTCAATGAGTTCGGCCTGGTCGAGGTGTGCGGTGAGCCGGACGCCGCCCGGGCCCAGGTACGCGCCATGGTCTGCCACCTGGCCACCTTCGTGTCCCCCGCCCTGCTGCGGGTGGCGGTGCTGTGCGCCCAGGAGCACCGCAGCCAGTGGGAGTGGGTCAAGTGGCTGCCGCACGCCCGGTCCACACAGGTCAGTGACGCCCTGGGCGGGGCCCGCATGGTGACCACGGATCCGGTGGAGCTCGCCGACCTGCTGGGGGAGGACGTCACCACCCGGCCGCCGTTCCAGGTCCGTGACGCCATGACGCCCTGGCCGCACGCCCTGCTGGTGGTCGACGGCGTGGCCCTGCCAGCTGGTACCCGCCTGGGCTCCTCCGAGGGCACGGCCGGGGTGAGCGTGGTGCGCCTCATGACCTCCTGGGGGCCGCTGACCTCCCCGACCACCGTGCGCCTGCTTATGCGCCCCGGCGCCCGGACGGACCAGGGCACCATGGAGGTCGTCTTCAGGGACCGCAAGCCGTCCCTGGCGGTACCCGATGTCGTGGGGGTCGCCCAGGCCGAGGCCGTGGCCCGGCGCATGGCGCCCTGGAGCGAGGAGGAGCGCCCCGACTCCCAGGCCCCGGAGGGCCAGTCCGACCCCAAGCGCTCCGTGGACCTCATGGAGCTGCTGAACATCGGTGATATCCGCGATTTCGACCCGCAGGTCCAGTGGAGGCGGCGGGAGGGGCGCGACCGCCTGCGCGTCCCCTTCGGCGTGACCCCGGAGGGCGCCCCGGTGCTCCTGGACATTAAGGAGTCCGCGCAGATGGGGATGGGGCCCCACGGCCTGCTCATCGGGGCCACCGGCTCGGGCAAGTCGGAGGTGCTGCGCACCCTGGTGCTGGCCATGGCCCTGACCCACCCCCCGGAGCAGCTCAACTTCGTCCTGGTGGACTTCAAGGGCGGGGCCACCTTCGCGGGCATGGCCGACCTGCCGCACGTCTCGGCCATGATCTCCAACCTGGAGTCCGAGCTGGGCCTGGTGGACCGTATGCAGGAGGCCCTGCGCGGGGAGATGGTGCGCCGTCAGGAGCTGCTGCGCCAGGCAGGCAACTACGCCAACGTCTCGGACTACGAGGCGGACCGGCTGGCGGGGCGCCACTCCCTCCCCCCAATGCCTGCCCTGTTCATTATCCTGGACGAGTTCTCCGAGCTGCTGAGCGCCAAGCCGGAGTTCGCTGACCTCTTTGTGGCGATCGGACGCCTGGGGCGCTCCATGTCCATCCACCTCCTGCTGGCCTCCCAGCGCCTGGAGCAGGGGCGCCTGAAGGGACTGGACTCCCACCTGTCCTACCGGATCGGCCTGCGGACCTTCTCCGCCCCGGAGTCCCGTGACGTCCTGGGGGTGCCGGACGCCTACGAGCTGCCGGCGTTCCCCGGCGTGGGCTACCTCAAGCCGGGTACGGACCAGCTGATCCGCTTCCGGGCCTCCTACGTGGCGACTCCCCCGCCGGCCCGCCGGGTGGTCAGCCGGGTGGGGGCAGGTGCCCCGACGGCGGCGATCAAGGTCCTGCCCTTTACCACCACGCCGGTGCTGGAGCTGGAGAGCCCCCCGGCCCCCAGCCAGGAGGAGCCCAGTGCGGTCCCGGTGGTGGCGGGGGACGAGCGCTGGGAGGGCATGACCGAGATCGATATCGCGGTAGCCCGCATGCGAGGTCAGGGCACGCCCGCGCACCAGGTGTGGCTGCCGCCCCTGGAGGTGCCCGACACCATGGACTCCCTCATGCCGGACCTGGCGCTGGTCCCCCGCCTGGGCCTGGTCTCCATGTCCTGGCGTGAGCGGGGGCGCCTGCGGGTGCCGCTGGGTGTGGTGGACCTGCCGCTGGAGCAGAGGCGGGAGGCGCTGGAGGTGGACCTGTCCGGGGCCAACGGCCACGTGGCCGTGGTCGGAGGCCCGCTGACGGGCAAGTCGACGGCGCTGCGCAGCCTGGTCATGGCGCTGAGCCTGACCCACACCCCGCAGGAGGTGCAGTTCTACATTATGGACTTCGGGGGCGGGACCTTCACGGCCTTTGACGGCGCCGCCCACGTGGCGGGCGTGGCCACCCGGGACCGTGTCGACATGGTCAACCGGATGCTCGCGGAGATCGAGGGGATCTTAACGGACCGGGAGCGCTACTTCCGGGCTAACCGGATCGACTCGATCGCCACCTACCGCCAGGGCCGGGCCCAGGGGCGGTTCGACGACGGCTACGGGGACGTCTTCCTGGTGGTGGACGGTTGGGGCAGCCTCAGGGCCGATCTTGACGACGTGGACATGCGTATCCAGAAGATGATGGCGCGGGCCCTGACCTACGGGGTGCACCTGGTGGTCAGCACCCAGCGGTGGAATGACATGCGCCAGCAGATCCAGGACATTGTGAGTACCCGGCTGGAGATGCACCTGGGGGACGCCGGCGAGTCCTGCTTCGGTCGCAAGGTGGCGGAGGCGGTCCCGCAGGAGCGCCCGGGACGGGGCGTGGGAGCGGGCGGGCACCAGATCCTCGTGGCCCTGCCGCGTGCCGACGGCGACCACGACCCGGACACCCTGGGGCAGGGCGTCCGGACCACCCTGGAGCGTATAGCGCAGGCTGCCCCGGCCGGTCTCGGGCCCAGGCTGCGGCTGCTGCCCGAGCGGGTCACTCTGGAGGAGGTCGCCGCCCTGCCCGGCGTGGACCGCCGGGCCCGGGGTCCCCAGGCGCCGATCCTGCTGGGGGTGGAGGAGTCCCGCCTGGGGCCGCTGGTCATGTGGCCGCGCACCGAGCCCTTTATGTACCTCTTCGGTGACTCCAAGTCGGGTAAGACGACCTTCCTGCGCTCGGTGGCCAGGGAGATTACGCGCCTGTGCACGCCCCGGGAGGCCCAGATCTTCGTGGTGGACGTGCGTCGTACGCTGCTGGGGGAGATCCCTGAGGAGTACCTGGCGGGTTACCTGACCACACGCGAGGCCGCCCAGGATCAGATCGGTGGCCTGACGGGTATCTTCAAGGAGCGTATGCCGGGGGACCAGGTGACGAGCGAGCAGCTGCGCCACCGCTCCTGGTGGACGGGACCAGAGGTGTGGATCCTGGTGGACGACTACGACCTGGTGGCCGCGTCCC